A single region of the Leptodactylus fuscus isolate aLepFus1 chromosome 5, aLepFus1.hap2, whole genome shotgun sequence genome encodes:
- the NKX3-1 gene encoding homeobox protein Nkx-3.1, with protein MSLSPSGDMALSTRPLTSFLIQDILSDLGCKAKEKHLEVQDEDKEKKTSGDTTPKTETSDGDRTKADIAVETSLIGDDLEGEQLDNATPRQSSSEEDKAVKQPPKRSRAAFSHSQVIELERKFSSQKYLSAPERAQLAKSLKLTETQVKIWFQNRRYKTKRKQLANDLEDLDKTSSLPVLCRDGELSRSSLMSLYQNYHYYPYLYYLAGWHPPLW; from the exons ATGTCACTGTCACCCTCAGGAGACATGGCCCTCTCCACCAGACCTCTCACATCTTTCCTCATCCAGGACATCCTCTCCGACCTGGGCTGCAAAGCTAAAGAGAAACACTTGGAAGTCCAAGATGAAGACAAGGAGAAGAAGACCTCAGGAGACACTACCCCCAAGACTGAGACCTCTGATGGTGACAGAACCAAAGCTGATATTGCAGTGGAGACCAGTCTTATTGGAG ATGATCTTGAGGGTGAGCAGCTGGACAATGCGACTCCTCGACAATCTTCAAGTGAAGAGGATAAAGCAGTGAAACAGCCTCCAAAGAGGTCACGAGCAGCTTTCTCCCATTCCCAAGTCATAGAGTTGGAGAGAAAATTCTCCAGCCAAAAATACCTCTCCGCTCCTGAAAGAGCCCAGCTAGCCAAGAGTCTGAAGCTGACGGAGACCCAAGTGAAGATCTGGTTCCAGAATCGTAGATATAAAACCAAAAGGAAGCAACTGGCCAATGACCTGGAGGATCTGGATAAGACTTCTTCTCTGCCAGTGCTATGTCGGGATGGAGAACTAAGCCGGAGCTCTCTCATGAGCCTGTACCAGAACTACCACTACTACCCGTACCTGTATTACCTGGCAGGGTGGCATCCACCTCTCTGGTGA